One part of the Marinobacterium rhizophilum genome encodes these proteins:
- a CDS encoding iron-containing alcohol dehydrogenase yields the protein MGTTESAAPGTGALSVGPFGVAALPRIIFGAGSFDQLTDVLASLGTRVLIVTGGRSFVGSERWAQLQGRLKDAGLGWVQVSIAGEPSPEQVDEVVGQYGDYGIDMVLGIGGGSALDAAKAIAGLLPVQHSVMEYLEGVGPELPYRGPSLPLVAVPTTAGTGSEMTKNAVLTRHGTGGFKKSFRDEKLLPRVALVDPDLLHSCPPQVLMANAMDALTQLLESYVSTRASAFTDALAQSGIKAFAAGFDPLGATPVRDPGQLAYAAMLSGICLAQAGLGSVHGMASPLGACFPIPHGVACGTLLAMATAMNIAALRERAPTSQALAKYARVAGWLGVEEDSIEAGCDALVGLLDSWIEACELPRLSAFGMTEADLPGVIAGSGGNSMKTNPIVLSDNEIRQALLARL from the coding sequence ATGGGCACTACGGAATCAGCAGCACCGGGTACCGGCGCCTTGAGTGTCGGGCCCTTTGGCGTGGCGGCACTGCCACGCATTATTTTTGGCGCTGGCAGCTTTGATCAGCTGACCGATGTACTGGCGTCCCTGGGCACAAGGGTACTGATCGTGACCGGTGGTCGATCCTTTGTCGGCAGCGAGCGCTGGGCGCAGTTGCAGGGCCGGTTGAAGGACGCGGGCCTGGGCTGGGTACAGGTCTCCATTGCCGGCGAGCCCAGCCCCGAACAGGTGGATGAGGTGGTCGGCCAGTACGGCGATTACGGTATCGATATGGTGCTCGGGATTGGCGGTGGCAGTGCGCTGGATGCCGCCAAGGCTATCGCCGGCCTGCTGCCGGTACAGCATTCGGTGATGGAGTACCTGGAGGGCGTAGGGCCGGAACTGCCTTATCGGGGCCCGAGCCTGCCGCTGGTGGCGGTGCCGACAACCGCCGGTACCGGCAGCGAAATGACCAAGAATGCGGTGCTGACGCGCCATGGCACCGGAGGTTTCAAGAAGTCATTCCGGGATGAAAAATTGCTGCCGCGTGTCGCCCTGGTGGACCCGGACCTGCTGCACAGCTGCCCGCCCCAGGTATTGATGGCCAATGCCATGGATGCCCTGACCCAGCTGCTGGAGTCCTACGTATCGACCCGTGCCAGCGCCTTTACCGATGCCCTGGCCCAAAGCGGTATCAAGGCCTTTGCGGCAGGCTTTGATCCCCTGGGAGCGACGCCGGTGAGGGACCCGGGCCAGCTGGCCTATGCCGCCATGCTGTCCGGTATCTGCCTGGCCCAGGCGGGGCTGGGGTCGGTACACGGCATGGCCTCGCCGCTGGGGGCCTGCTTTCCCATTCCCCACGGCGTGGCCTGCGGCACCTTGCTGGCGATGGCCACGGCGATGAACATAGCGGCGCTGCGTGAACGGGCGCCGACGAGCCAGGCGCTGGCCAAGTACGCCCGGGTGGCAGGCTGGCTGGGCGTCGAAGAAGACAGCATTGAAGCAGGCTGTGACGCGCTGGTCGGGTTGCTCGACAGCTGGATCGAAGCGTGTGAGCTGCCACGGCTGTCAGCTTTTGGTATGACCGAGGCCGACCTGCCCGGGGTCATTGCCGGCAGCGGCGGCAACAGCATGAAAACCAACCCCATAGTCCTGAGCGACAACGAGATCCGCCAGGCGCTGCTGGCGCGCTTGTAA
- a CDS encoding ABC transporter substrate-binding protein, whose amino-acid sequence MTKNNKLPQALLLRVAIAAATLGVSVQAYADQYLDAANKWAAEEFDTSTLTPEQQITEMQWFTEAAKPFRGMTINVASETIATHEYEAKVLARAFEEITGIKVNHDLIQEGDVVEKLQTQMQSDRNIYDAYINDSDLIGTHFRYGKVVPISDMIEGDGKDFTLPTLDLEDFIGLDFTTGPDGKLYQLPDQQFANLYWFRADWFARDDLKAKFKEIYGYELGVPKNWSAYEDIAEFFSEKVKEIDGEPVYGHMDYGKKDPSLGWRFTDAWFSMAGAGDKGLPNGLPVDEWGIRVDGCSPVGSSVERGGATNGPAAVYATTKYVDWLRKYAPPEAQGMTFSEAGPVPAQGGVAQQIFWYTAFTSSMTEKGLPVVNDDGTPKWRMAPSPKGPYWEEGMKLGYQDTGSWTFLNSTPEKQRLAAWLYAQFTVSKTVSLKKTLVGLTPIRESDINSDAMTEAAPMLGGLVEFYRSPARTQWTPTGTNVPDYPKLAQLWWQYIAEAASGEKTPQESLDGLAAAQDKVLQRLERAGVQGECGPKLNEPRDASYWLEQPGAPKAKLANEKPQGETVPYDELLKSWEAGRKG is encoded by the coding sequence ATGACCAAGAATAATAAATTGCCACAGGCGCTGCTGCTGCGCGTTGCCATTGCCGCCGCGACCCTGGGTGTCAGTGTGCAAGCCTATGCGGATCAGTATCTGGATGCTGCCAACAAGTGGGCCGCCGAGGAGTTCGATACCTCGACCCTGACGCCCGAGCAGCAGATCACCGAAATGCAGTGGTTCACCGAAGCGGCCAAGCCGTTTCGCGGCATGACCATCAATGTGGCATCCGAAACCATTGCCACCCATGAATACGAAGCCAAGGTGCTGGCCCGAGCATTCGAGGAGATTACCGGCATCAAGGTTAACCACGACCTGATCCAGGAAGGCGACGTGGTGGAAAAACTGCAGACCCAGATGCAGTCCGATCGCAATATCTACGATGCCTACATCAACGACTCCGACCTGATCGGTACCCACTTTCGCTACGGCAAGGTGGTGCCTATTTCTGACATGATCGAGGGCGATGGCAAGGACTTCACCCTGCCGACCCTGGATCTGGAGGACTTTATCGGTCTGGACTTCACCACCGGCCCCGATGGCAAGCTGTATCAGCTGCCGGATCAGCAGTTCGCCAACCTGTACTGGTTCCGTGCCGACTGGTTTGCCCGCGACGACCTCAAGGCCAAATTCAAGGAAATCTATGGTTACGAGCTGGGTGTGCCGAAAAACTGGTCCGCCTATGAAGACATCGCCGAGTTCTTCAGCGAGAAGGTCAAGGAGATCGACGGCGAGCCTGTTTACGGCCACATGGATTACGGCAAGAAGGATCCGTCCCTGGGCTGGCGTTTCACCGATGCCTGGTTCTCCATGGCCGGTGCCGGCGACAAGGGCCTGCCCAACGGCCTGCCGGTGGATGAGTGGGGCATCCGCGTAGACGGTTGCAGCCCGGTGGGTTCGAGCGTTGAGCGCGGTGGTGCCACCAATGGCCCGGCGGCGGTGTACGCCACCACCAAGTACGTTGACTGGCTGCGCAAGTATGCCCCGCCGGAAGCCCAGGGCATGACCTTCTCCGAAGCCGGCCCGGTGCCTGCCCAGGGTGGGGTGGCGCAGCAGATCTTCTGGTACACCGCCTTTACCTCCAGCATGACCGAAAAGGGCCTGCCGGTGGTCAACGACGATGGCACGCCCAAGTGGCGCATGGCACCGTCGCCCAAGGGGCCATACTGGGAAGAGGGCATGAAGCTGGGTTACCAGGACACCGGTTCCTGGACCTTCCTCAACTCCACCCCGGAAAAGCAGCGTCTGGCGGCCTGGCTGTATGCCCAGTTCACCGTGTCCAAAACCGTATCGCTGAAAAAGACCCTGGTGGGCCTGACGCCGATCCGCGAGTCTGACATCAACTCCGATGCCATGACCGAAGCGGCGCCCATGCTCGGCGGCCTGGTCGAGTTCTATCGCAGCCCGGCGCGTACCCAGTGGACCCCGACCGGTACCAACGTGCCGGACTACCCGAAACTGGCACAGCTGTGGTGGCAGTACATTGCCGAAGCTGCCAGCGGCGAGAAAACACCGCAGGAGTCGCTGGACGGCCTGGCGGCGGCCCAGGACAAGGTGCTGCAGCGGCTTGAGCGCGCCGGTGTCCAGGGCGAGTGCGGTCCGAAACTGAACGAGCCGCGTGACGCCAGCTACTGGCTGGAGCAGCCGGGTGCGCCCAAGGCGAAACTGGCCAACGAGAAACCCCAGGGTGAAACGGTGCCCTACGATGAGCTGCTGAAAAGCTGGGAAGCCGGCCGCAAAGGCTAG
- a CDS encoding DUF2160 domain-containing protein yields MSWMAWTLPVAIFFITIGIILVCMTAYELYAPCVERKGFLPIPTTRGDRLFIGLLVSAYFHLLYVGLSDMSLWLPLGISVIWLAIVLRWG; encoded by the coding sequence ATTAGCTGGATGGCCTGGACCTTACCGGTTGCAATTTTCTTTATCACCATTGGCATCATCCTGGTCTGCATGACAGCCTATGAACTGTACGCCCCCTGTGTCGAGCGCAAGGGCTTTCTGCCGATTCCCACCACCCGTGGCGACCGGCTCTTTATCGGCCTGCTGGTGAGCGCCTACTTTCACCTGCTGTATGTCGGCTTGAGCGACATGTCACTGTGGCTGCCGCTGGGCATCTCGGTGATCTGGCTGGCCATCGTGCTGCGCTGGGGCTGA
- a CDS encoding carbohydrate ABC transporter permease: MNMTKRKTVGITLYILFLLVPIYWLVNMSFKTNEEILGSLSLWPSNFTLENYLVIFTDATWYSGYINSIIYVSMNVVITLLVALPAAYAFSRYRFVGDKHLFFWLLTNRMAPPAVFLLPFFQLYSSVGLFDTHIAVALAHCLFNVPLAVWILEGFMSGVPREIDETAYIDGYSFPRFFGRIFLPMIRSGIGVTAFFAFMFSWVELLLARTLTSVEAKPIAAIMTRTVGATGVDWGVLAAAGVLTILPGLLVIWFVRNHVAKGFALGRV, encoded by the coding sequence ATGAACATGACCAAGCGCAAAACCGTCGGCATCACGCTCTATATCCTGTTCCTGCTGGTGCCCATCTACTGGCTCGTCAATATGTCGTTCAAGACCAATGAAGAAATTCTGGGGTCCTTGAGCCTGTGGCCGAGCAACTTCACCCTCGAAAACTACCTGGTGATCTTCACCGATGCCACCTGGTATTCGGGCTATATCAACTCGATCATCTATGTCTCGATGAACGTGGTGATTACACTGCTGGTCGCCTTGCCTGCGGCCTATGCCTTCAGCCGCTACCGTTTTGTTGGCGACAAGCACCTGTTCTTCTGGCTGCTGACCAACCGCATGGCGCCGCCTGCCGTCTTCCTGTTGCCGTTCTTTCAGCTCTACTCGTCCGTGGGGCTGTTCGATACCCATATTGCCGTGGCACTGGCGCACTGCCTGTTCAACGTGCCGCTTGCGGTCTGGATTCTGGAAGGTTTCATGTCCGGCGTACCACGGGAAATTGATGAAACCGCCTATATCGACGGTTACAGCTTTCCGCGCTTCTTCGGTCGCATCTTCCTGCCCATGATCCGTTCGGGCATCGGTGTGACGGCCTTCTTCGCCTTCATGTTCTCCTGGGTTGAGCTGTTGCTGGCACGCACCCTGACCTCGGTGGAAGCCAAGCCCATTGCCGCCATCATGACGCGCACCGTCGGCGCCACCGGGGTCGACTGGGGGGTGCTGGCCGCGGCCGGTGTGCTCACCATCCTGCCGGGTCTGCTGGTGATCTGGTTTGTACGCAACCATGTAGCCAAGGGCTTTGCCCTGGGCCGGGTATAA
- a CDS encoding carbohydrate ABC transporter permease, translated as MIKTDNNKAWWLVLPVFLLVAFSAVIPLMTVVNYSVQDIFDQNNAYFVGVDWYREVLRDPRLHDSLLRQFLYSFSVLVIEIPLGIAVALMMPTRGRMASLCLILLAIPLLIPWNVVGTIWQIFGRADIGLFGWALNALGIDYNYASNTGDAWATVLLMDVWHWTSLVALLCYSGLRAIPEAFYQAAEIDRASKWAVFRYIQLPRLQSVLVIGILLRFMDSFMIYTEPFVLTGGGPGNSTTFLSQTLTKMAIGQFDLGPAAAFSLIYFLIVLLVSWLFFTTITYMDKAK; from the coding sequence ATCATCAAGACTGATAACAACAAAGCCTGGTGGCTGGTGCTGCCGGTGTTCCTGCTGGTGGCCTTTTCCGCCGTCATTCCGCTGATGACCGTGGTGAACTACTCGGTACAGGACATCTTTGATCAGAACAATGCCTACTTTGTGGGTGTCGACTGGTATCGCGAAGTGCTGCGTGACCCGCGGCTGCATGATTCGTTGCTGCGCCAGTTCCTCTATTCGTTCTCGGTGCTGGTGATCGAAATTCCGCTGGGCATCGCGGTGGCGCTGATGATGCCGACCAGGGGACGCATGGCCTCGCTCTGCCTGATATTGCTGGCCATTCCGCTGCTGATTCCCTGGAACGTGGTGGGCACCATCTGGCAGATCTTCGGTCGTGCGGACATCGGCCTGTTTGGCTGGGCGCTGAATGCGCTGGGTATTGACTACAACTACGCCTCTAACACCGGTGATGCCTGGGCCACGGTGCTGCTGATGGATGTCTGGCACTGGACCTCCCTGGTGGCGCTGCTGTGCTACTCGGGCCTGCGCGCCATTCCGGAAGCCTTTTACCAGGCGGCTGAGATCGACCGAGCCTCGAAGTGGGCGGTGTTTCGCTATATCCAGCTGCCGCGTCTGCAAAGCGTGCTGGTGATCGGCATCCTGCTGCGCTTTATGGACAGCTTCATGATCTACACCGAGCCCTTTGTGCTCACCGGCGGTGGCCCCGGCAACTCGACCACCTTCCTCAGCCAGACCCTGACCAAGATGGCCATCGGCCAGTTTGACCTGGGGCCGGCGGCGGCATTCTCGCTGATTTACTTCCTGATCGTGTTGTTGGTGTCCTGGCTGTTCTTCACGACCATCACCTATATGGACAAGGCGAAGTGA
- a CDS encoding ABC transporter ATP-binding protein produces the protein MAEIHLKSLAHSYSAKPTGPSDYAIREMNHVWHQGGAYALLGPSGCGKSTLLNIISGLLAPSEGEVLFDNVRVNELSPKDRNIAQVFQFPVIYDSMTVFDNLAFPLRNARVPEPKVRAKVNEVAEILELHPVLHNKAKNLTADEKQKVSMGRGLVRDDVSAILFDEPLTVIDPHLKWKLRRKLKQIHEQFNITMVYVTHDQLEASTFADKIAVMYGGQIVQFGTPRELFEAPNHTFVGFFIGSPGMNLIEVSRCEGGVSFDGFKVPLSDELNEHLALVPSDNLKIGIRPEFVHIWDGPADDAYEATVAGTEDLGTYKIVTFRLGGQTLKARLDEDRDVPNGRAYVSFPQQWLKLYIDEFLFEEQAR, from the coding sequence ATGGCTGAGATACACCTGAAATCACTGGCCCACAGCTACAGTGCCAAGCCCACGGGTCCTTCGGACTATGCGATTCGGGAAATGAACCACGTCTGGCACCAGGGCGGTGCCTATGCGCTGCTGGGCCCGTCCGGCTGCGGCAAGAGTACCTTGCTGAACATTATTTCCGGCCTGCTGGCGCCCTCCGAGGGCGAGGTGCTGTTCGATAACGTGCGCGTCAACGAGTTGTCACCCAAGGATCGCAATATCGCCCAGGTGTTCCAGTTCCCGGTGATCTACGACTCCATGACGGTGTTCGACAACCTTGCCTTTCCGCTGCGCAACGCCCGGGTGCCGGAACCCAAGGTGCGTGCCAAGGTCAACGAGGTCGCCGAGATTCTCGAGCTGCATCCGGTGCTGCACAACAAGGCCAAGAACCTGACCGCGGACGAAAAGCAAAAGGTATCCATGGGCCGCGGCCTGGTGCGGGACGATGTTTCCGCCATCCTGTTCGACGAACCCCTCACCGTGATCGATCCGCACCTCAAGTGGAAACTGCGCCGCAAGCTCAAACAGATCCACGAGCAGTTCAATATCACCATGGTCTATGTGACCCACGATCAGCTGGAGGCCTCGACCTTCGCCGACAAGATCGCGGTCATGTACGGCGGTCAGATCGTGCAGTTCGGCACGCCGCGGGAACTGTTCGAGGCGCCCAACCATACCTTCGTCGGCTTTTTTATCGGCAGTCCCGGCATGAACCTCATCGAGGTGAGCCGCTGTGAAGGCGGGGTCAGCTTCGACGGCTTCAAGGTGCCGCTCAGCGATGAGCTGAACGAGCACCTGGCACTGGTGCCCAGCGACAACCTCAAGATCGGCATCCGTCCCGAGTTCGTGCATATCTGGGATGGCCCGGCGGACGATGCCTATGAAGCGACCGTGGCCGGGACCGAGGATCTGGGCACTTACAAAATCGTCACCTTCAGGCTGGGCGGGCAGACGCTCAAGGCCCGCCTGGACGAGGATCGCGATGTGCCCAATGGTCGTGCCTACGTGAGCTTCCCGCAGCAGTGGCTGAAGCTCTATATCGATGAGTTCCTGTTCGAGGAGCAAGCCCGATGA